A stretch of Panulirus ornatus isolate Po-2019 chromosome 36, ASM3632096v1, whole genome shotgun sequence DNA encodes these proteins:
- the LOC139760337 gene encoding lumican-like isoform X1, with amino-acid sequence MWMLLLLVMVVAVAGQVPVIPPGDTIPEICAYCECLDTVPMDVDCTSADLREVPDLTADNFTFPWVLNLANNLISEVPKLPVVHNVLSLNFKRNRISKIADDAFKELPELKNLYLQYNNLTDNSITEGVFRGHYNSTHPKPLGLEELDLSYNYITTLKINTLKHLSFLKRLLLSHNPIGDIPWSMAAAIVELHSLEELDLSQTGLDRLPSNFLTDLRNLRVLTLAGNKLLSVPSEVNYARNLVQLNLNANPITTVSVGDFQSGLKTLRVLEMSAMPHLRHVGSHAFSSLTSLQVLKMSDNPEFSYIDRDAFYKLLGDELALQEIHIQDNKLSSLEENMLPWRELKVVDIQNNPWNCDCHLKWVAQELIPVLETKNPETTLSIHCAEPIADRGMRVTDLLVHSHTFQCTTPHTFVGHRNVGPLIASTIVVGAILLLTGTLVFAYALFRRSRTRHMFGESIKYRRAFNEDQEAVGQTVHS; translated from the exons ctgctgttgttggtgatggtggtggcggtagcgGGTCAGGTGCCAGTGATCCCACCGGGGGACACGATCCCAGAAATTTGCGCCTATTGTGAATGCCTCGATACGGTGCCCATGGACGTGGACTGCACCTCCGCTGATTTGAGAGAG GTACCAGACTTGACCGCTGACAACTTCACCTTCCCTTGGGTTCTAAACTTGGCCAACAACCTCATCTCAGAAGTCCCTAAGCTACCCGTCGTCCACAATGTCCTCAGTCTGAACTTCAA GAGGAACCGCATCTCCAAGATCGCGGACGATGCGTTCAAAGAACTGCCAGAGCTGAAGAACCTCTACCTGCAGTACAACAACTTGACGGACAATTCAATAACCGAGGGCGTCTTCAGAG gacaCTACAACTCCACCCATCCCAAGccgctggggctggaggagctgGACTTGAGCTACAACTACATCACGACTCTGAAGATCAACACCTTGAAgcacctgtccttcctgaaacggctcctcctctcccacaaccccaTCGGGGACATCCCCTGGAGCATGGCGGCAGCCATTGTCGAGCTGCACAGCCTGGAGGAACTGGATCTCTCTCAGACAGGCCTTGATcgtcttccaagcaattttctgACTGATCTCAG GAACCTACGGGTGCTGACGCTAGCGGGCAACAAATTATTATCAGTGCCTTCCGAGGTCAACTACGCACGCAACCTCGTCCAACTCAACCTCAACGCCAACCCCATCACG ACCGTCAGCGTGGGTGACTTCCAGTCTGGCTTGAAGACACTGCGGGTCCTGGAAATGTCGGCCATGCCCCACCTCAGGCACGTGGGGTCCCACGCCTTCTCCAGCCTCACCAGTCTACAGGTTCTCAAGATGTCAGACAACCCCGAGTTCTCCTACATCGACCGCGACGCCTTCTACAAATTACTGGGGGATGAACTGGCTCTGCAGGAG ATCCACATCCAGGACAACAAACTCAGTTCGCTGGAGGAGAACATGCTGCCCTGGCGGGAGCTGAAGGTGGTGGACATCCAGAACAACCCCTGGAATTGCGACTGCCACCTCAAGTGGGTAGCCCAGGAGCTCATACCGGTCCTGGAAACGAAGAACCCAGAGACCACCCTCTCTATACA CTGTGCCGAGCCCATCGCCGACCGCGGGATGCGTGTGACCGACCTGCTGGTTCACTCCCACACTTTCCAGTGCACGACGCCCCACACCTTCGTCGGCCACCGTAATGTTGGCCCCCTCATCGCCAGCACCATAGTGGTCGGGGCCATCCTCCTCCTGACAGGCACTCTGGTCTTCGCTTACGCCCTCTTCAGGCGTTCCAGG ACCCGGCACATGTTCGGCGAAAGCATCAAGTACCGACGGGCCTTCAACGAGGACCAGGAGGCCGTCGGCCAGACCGTCCACTCGTAG
- the LOC139760337 gene encoding lumican-like isoform X2 — MKLLLLVMVVAVAGQVPVIPPGDTIPEICAYCECLDTVPMDVDCTSADLREVPDLTADNFTFPWVLNLANNLISEVPKLPVVHNVLSLNFKRNRISKIADDAFKELPELKNLYLQYNNLTDNSITEGVFRGHYNSTHPKPLGLEELDLSYNYITTLKINTLKHLSFLKRLLLSHNPIGDIPWSMAAAIVELHSLEELDLSQTGLDRLPSNFLTDLRNLRVLTLAGNKLLSVPSEVNYARNLVQLNLNANPITTVSVGDFQSGLKTLRVLEMSAMPHLRHVGSHAFSSLTSLQVLKMSDNPEFSYIDRDAFYKLLGDELALQEIHIQDNKLSSLEENMLPWRELKVVDIQNNPWNCDCHLKWVAQELIPVLETKNPETTLSIHCAEPIADRGMRVTDLLVHSHTFQCTTPHTFVGHRNVGPLIASTIVVGAILLLTGTLVFAYALFRRSRTRHMFGESIKYRRAFNEDQEAVGQTVHS, encoded by the exons ATGAAG ctgctgttgttggtgatggtggtggcggtagcgGGTCAGGTGCCAGTGATCCCACCGGGGGACACGATCCCAGAAATTTGCGCCTATTGTGAATGCCTCGATACGGTGCCCATGGACGTGGACTGCACCTCCGCTGATTTGAGAGAG GTACCAGACTTGACCGCTGACAACTTCACCTTCCCTTGGGTTCTAAACTTGGCCAACAACCTCATCTCAGAAGTCCCTAAGCTACCCGTCGTCCACAATGTCCTCAGTCTGAACTTCAA GAGGAACCGCATCTCCAAGATCGCGGACGATGCGTTCAAAGAACTGCCAGAGCTGAAGAACCTCTACCTGCAGTACAACAACTTGACGGACAATTCAATAACCGAGGGCGTCTTCAGAG gacaCTACAACTCCACCCATCCCAAGccgctggggctggaggagctgGACTTGAGCTACAACTACATCACGACTCTGAAGATCAACACCTTGAAgcacctgtccttcctgaaacggctcctcctctcccacaaccccaTCGGGGACATCCCCTGGAGCATGGCGGCAGCCATTGTCGAGCTGCACAGCCTGGAGGAACTGGATCTCTCTCAGACAGGCCTTGATcgtcttccaagcaattttctgACTGATCTCAG GAACCTACGGGTGCTGACGCTAGCGGGCAACAAATTATTATCAGTGCCTTCCGAGGTCAACTACGCACGCAACCTCGTCCAACTCAACCTCAACGCCAACCCCATCACG ACCGTCAGCGTGGGTGACTTCCAGTCTGGCTTGAAGACACTGCGGGTCCTGGAAATGTCGGCCATGCCCCACCTCAGGCACGTGGGGTCCCACGCCTTCTCCAGCCTCACCAGTCTACAGGTTCTCAAGATGTCAGACAACCCCGAGTTCTCCTACATCGACCGCGACGCCTTCTACAAATTACTGGGGGATGAACTGGCTCTGCAGGAG ATCCACATCCAGGACAACAAACTCAGTTCGCTGGAGGAGAACATGCTGCCCTGGCGGGAGCTGAAGGTGGTGGACATCCAGAACAACCCCTGGAATTGCGACTGCCACCTCAAGTGGGTAGCCCAGGAGCTCATACCGGTCCTGGAAACGAAGAACCCAGAGACCACCCTCTCTATACA CTGTGCCGAGCCCATCGCCGACCGCGGGATGCGTGTGACCGACCTGCTGGTTCACTCCCACACTTTCCAGTGCACGACGCCCCACACCTTCGTCGGCCACCGTAATGTTGGCCCCCTCATCGCCAGCACCATAGTGGTCGGGGCCATCCTCCTCCTGACAGGCACTCTGGTCTTCGCTTACGCCCTCTTCAGGCGTTCCAGG ACCCGGCACATGTTCGGCGAAAGCATCAAGTACCGACGGGCCTTCAACGAGGACCAGGAGGCCGTCGGCCAGACCGTCCACTCGTAG